From one Solanum stenotomum isolate F172 chromosome 12, ASM1918654v1, whole genome shotgun sequence genomic stretch:
- the LOC125848920 gene encoding proline-rich receptor-like protein kinase PERK8: MASPNSPSSFFPFPTFPTATPSNSTSDSPPAPPPDSSSPPPPPPDSSAPPPSPPAPDSPPPSESKSPPPAESPPPPPPPPTAAAPPPSAPPPKPSVSPPPPSPKAPPPANSPPPASSPPPPSKDSPPPAPPPSPPPPPPAVSPSPPPPVKNQPPPPDSPPPAPVANPPQNSPPPPALAPPPASLPSAPPPNLLTSPPPSISPPAPPNNTSPAGAPPPLPVTRLPTEKPTAIPKPAITADSSARNGGGNKTGSVAAIGVVAGFLALSLVIVAVWFTRRRKKRESAFNLNYLGPSPFASSPNSDTSFLRSRSQHSTYLAPTGSQSNFMYSPDHGGIGNSRSWFTYEELSEATNGFSPDSVLGEGGFGCVYKGVLNDGREVAVKQLKSGSGQGEREFRAEVEIISRVHHRHLVSLVGYCISEQQRLLVYDYVPNDTLDYHLHGKGMQTMDWATRVKVAAGAARGLAYLHEDCHPRIIHRDIKTSNILLDINFEAQVADFGLARLAGDASSTHVTTRVMGTFGYLAPEYASSGKLTEKSDVYSYGVVLLELITGRKPVDQSQPLGDESLVEWARPLLAQALETENFEDVVDPRLGKNFVAGEMFRMIEAAAACVRHSGSKRPRMSQVVRALDSMDELSDLSNGVKPGQSGIFESREQSAQIRMFQKMAFGSQEYSSDFFNYSQGSYKS, encoded by the exons ATGGCCTCTCCAAATTctccctcttctttttttccattcCCAACTTTCCCCACAGCTACACCTTCAAATTCTACTTCTGATTCACCTCCTGCTCCTCCTCCTGACTCTTcatctcctcctcctccaccaCCTGACTCTTCAGCTCCACCTCCTTCTCCACCAGCTCCAGATTCTCCTCCTCCATCAGAATCAAAATCACCTCCACCGGCAGAATctcctccacctccacctccacctcctACAGCAGCGGCGCCACCACCTTCGGCGCCTCCTCCAAAGCCGTCAGTGTCACCACCACCACCTTCTCCTAAGGCTCCTCCACCAGCTAATTCTCCACCTCCAGCTTCATCTCCACCCCCACCATCAAAAGATTCTCCTCCTCCTGCTCCTCCTCCTTCCCCACCTCCTCCCCCTCCAGCAGTTTCACCCTCTCCTCCACCACCAGTGAAAAATCAACCACCACCCCCTGATTCTCCACCTCCTGCACCTGTTGCAAATCCGCCACAAAACTCCCCTCCACCTCCTGCATTGGCTCCCCCTCCAGCCTCACTGCCATCTGCCCCTCCACCTAACCTCTTAACATCTCCACCCCCTTCTATTTCACCTCCTGCTCCCCCAAATAATACTTCTCCAGCTGGAGCTCCCCCTCCATTACCTGTGACTCGCCTTCCTACAGAGAAGCCCACTGCTATCCCTAAACCTGCTATCACTGCAGATTCAAGTGCCAGAAATGGTGGGGGAAATAAGACAGGAAGTGTGGCGGCAATTGGTGTTGTTGCTGGGTTTTTGGCCCTTAGCTTGGTCATTGTTGCTGTCTGGTTTACACGTAGGcgaaagaaaagagagagtgcATTTAATCTCAATTACCTGGGACCCTCTCCATTTGCTTCCTCACCAAATTCAG ATACATCATTCCTGAGATCAAGGTCTCAACATTCCACTTATCTAGCTCCAACTGGCTCGCAAAGCAATTTTATGTACTCTCCAGACCATGGGGGTATTGGAAATTCAAGATCATGGTTCACTTACGAAGAATTATCTGAGGCAACAAATGGTTTTTCTCCTGATAGTGTTTTGGGTGAAGGAGGGTTTGGATGTGTTTACAAAGGTGTTCTTAATGACGGAAGAGAAGTCGCTGTCAAACAGCTGAAAAGTGGAAGTGGACAAGGGGAGCGTGAGTTCAGAGCAGAAGTTGAGATTATCAGCCGTGTGCACCATCGCCATTTGGTTTCACTTGTTGGTTACTGTATCTCAGAGCAGCAAAGGTTACTTGTCTACGACTATGTGCCAAATGACACGCTTGACTATCACCTTCATG GTAAAGGCATGCAAACTATGGATTGGGCTACCCGAGTAAAAGTAGCTGCTGGTGCAGCACGTGGACTTGCTTATCTGCATGAAGACT GTCATCCCCGCATTATCCATAGGGATATCAAAACATCAAACATTCTCTTGGATATCAATTTTGAGGCACAG GTTGCTGATTTTGGCCTTGCAAGGTTAGCAGGTGATGCCAGTAGTACACACGTGACAACTCGTGTGATGGGAACCTTTGG ATACTTGGCACCAGAGTATGCATCTAGTGGAAAATTAACAGAGAAGTCTGATGTTTATTCATATGGCGTTGTGCTTTTGGAGCTTATTACGGGACGGAAACCTGTTGACCAGTCTCAACCCTTAGGTGATGAAAGCCTGGTTGAATGG GCTCGACCTTTGCTTGCTCAAGCACTTGAGACTGAAAATTTTGAAGATGTAGTAGATCCTAGGCTTGGAAAGAACTTTGTTGCAGGTGAGATGTTCCGGATGATTGAAGCAGCTGCAGCTTGCGTTCGTCATTCAGGCTCTAAGAGGCCACGGATGAGTCAG GTGGTTAGAGCTCTAGATTCCATGGATGAGCTGTCGGATCTGTCCAATGGAGTGAAACCTGGACAAAGTGGAATTTTTGAGTCAAGGGAACAATCTGCACAGATAAGAATGTTTCAAAAGATGGCATTTGGAAGTCAAGAGTACAGTTCAGATTTCTTCAATTACTCCCAAGGCAGCTATAAAAGTTGA
- the LOC125847870 gene encoding probable endo-1,3(4)-beta-glucanase ARB_01444: MALSSQPFIFPGTQSTVLPDPSAFFAPHLLSNPLPTNSFFQNFVLKNGDQPEFIHPYIVKSSLSSLTLCYPSQFHNPAFIYQTFIADLTIRALNNPNPNAPHVISSFDDLSVTLDLPSSNLRFFLVKGSPFITCSVIENVAISISTIHAILQCSPNGNRTKYTIKLNNGQTWVLYASSPIDLSNDVSSITSGVFSGIIRIACLPNSDQTSEAVLDRFSSCYPTSGNAVFKQPFCVEYKWEKKGWGDLLMLAHPLHLQLLSAADSSVTVLEGFKYNSIDGELVGVVGDSWILKSDPVSVTWHSIKGVKEEACLEIIDSLNKDVAALDSKGISTTSSYFFGKLIARAARLALIAEEVCHLDVIPAIRKFLKDTVEPWLEGTFQANGFFYESKWGGIVTKQGALYSGADFGFGVYNDHHFHIGHFLYAIAVLAKIDPIWGRKYKPQAYALMADFMNLSRRSNSKYARLRCFDLWKLHSWAGGLTEFADGRNQESTSEAVNAYYSAALMGLAYGDTHLVAIGSTLSALEIHSAQTWWHVKEGSTLYGEEFTKNNRVVGVLWSNKRDSGLWFAPPEWKECRLGIQVLPILPITELLFSDVQFVKQLVEWTLPALAREGVGEGWKGFVYTLEAIYDKVGALNKTRSLTGFDDGNSLSNLLWWIHSRDDEVGKSDRGSKFCWFRHYSH; encoded by the coding sequence ATGGCATTATCCTCACAGCCTTTCATCTTCCCTGGTACCCAATCAACTGTTCTACCTGACCCATCTGCCTTTTTTGCTCCTCATCTCCTCTCGAACCCTTTGCCCACTAATTCTTTCTTCCAAAATTTCGTACTCAAGAATGGTGATCAACCTGAATTCATACACCCATATATCGTCAAATCGTCGCTTTCATCCCTCACTCTTTGTTACCCATCTCAGTTCCACAATCCGGCTTTTATTTACCAGACTTTTATTGCTGATCTGACCATCAGAGCGTTGAATAATCCCAATCCAAATGCACcccatgtaatttcatcctttGATGATCTTAGTGTCACATTAGACCTTCCCTCTAGCAATCTTAGGTTCTTTCTTGTTAAAGGTTCCCCATTTATTACGTGTAGTGTTATTGAAAATGTAGCGATATCGATTTCCACAATTCACGCCATTCTTCAATGTTCCCCCAATGGTAATCGTACTAAATATACTATCAAGCTCAACAATGGGCAAACTTGGGTTTTGTATGCTTCATCCCCAATTGATTTGAGTAATGATGTATCGTCTATCACGTCTGGTGTGTTTTCGGGTATTATTAGGATTGCTTGTTTGCCAAATTCTGATCAAACAAGTGAAGCAGTTCTTGATCGTTTCAGTTCTTGTTATCCTACAAGTGGTAATGCGGTTTTCAAGCAGCCATTTTGCGTGGAGTACAAGTGGGAAAAGAAGGGATGGGGTGACTTGCTTATGCTGGCTCATCCCCTCCATCTTCAGCTCCTTTCTGCTGCGGATAGCTCGGTAACTGTCTTGGAGGGTTTTAAGTACAATAGTATTGATGGTGAGCTTGTTGGTGTTGTTGGAGACTCATGGATATTGAAGAGTGACCCTGTTTCTGTAACATGGCATTCCATTAAAGGTGTTAAGGAGGAGGCATGTTTAGAAATAATTGATTCGTTGAATAAGGATGTTGCTGCCTTGGATTCAAAGGGAATATCTACAACATCatcttatttttttggaaaattgatTGCAAGAGCAGCAAGGCTGGCATTGATTGCTGAAGAGGTTTGTCACCTTGATGTTATCCCGGCAATCCGCAAATTCTTGAAGGATACAGTTGAACCATGGTTGGAGGGGACTTTTCAAGCAAATGGTTTCTTTTATGAATCAAAATGGGGTGGAATTGTGACTAAGCAAGGGGCGTTGTATTCGGGAGCTGACTTTGGTTTTGGGGTCTATAATGATCACCATTTTCATATTGGTCATTTCCTTTATGCAATTGCAGTGCTAGCCAAGATAGATCCCATCTGGGGGAGGAAGTATAAGCCACAAGCTTATGCACTTATGGCGGATTTTATGAATTTAAGCAGGCGATCAAATTCAAAGTATGCCCGGTTGAGGTGTTTTGACTTGTGGAAGCTGCACTCTTGGGCTGGGGGATTGACAGAGTTTGCTGATGGACGAAACCAGGAGAGTACAAGTGAAGCAGTTAATGCATACTATTCAGCAGCTTTAATGGGTTTGGCCTATGGGGATACCCATCTTGTTGCCATTGGATCGACCCTTTCAGCTTTAGAGATTCATTCTGCACAGACTTGGTGGCATGTGAAAGAGGGAAGCACTTTATATGGGGAAGAATTCACAAAAAACAACAGGGTGGTGGGTGTTTTATGGTCTAACAAAAGGGATAGCGGCCTTTGGTTTGCTCCACCTGAATGGAAAGAGTGTAGACTTGGAATTCAGGTCTTACCAATATTGCCCATTACTGAACTTCTGTTTTCAGACGTGCAGTTTGTGAAGCAGTTGGTCGAATGGACACTGCCAGCTCTGGCAAGGGAAGGGGTTGGAGAAGGTTGGAAAGGGTTTGTGTATACTTTGGAAGCAATATATGATAAAGTGGGTGCTTTGAACAAAACTAGGAGCTTAACTGGGTTTGATGATGGAAATTCTCTTTCAAATCTTCTATGGTGGATTCATTCTAGAGATGATGAAGTGGGGAAATCTGATAGAGGAAGCAAGTTTTGCTGGTTCAGACACTACTCTCATTGA
- the LOC125849210 gene encoding protein trichome birefringence-like 19 — MELPFGKHSTSAQRTPSIFILLILAVVVLGLIPLYHPFNWYSGGLIIRNPSPTYFPFEEQKIAIKEADKCDVFSGKWIWNPDAPYYTNVTCTEIHDHQNCMKHGRPDSDYLKWRWMPNGCELPIFNPFQFLDLVRNMSVAIVGDSVGRNQMQSLICLLSRVEYPVDISDNPDQSFKKYKYTTYNFTLAIYWSPFLVSTKEVDADGPCHTGLYNLYLDEADEKWTTKIEGYDYIILNAGHWFARCSVYYVNNQRVGCRYCGIPNVTELPSTYAYQRAFKTTLKAINNLENFKGVAILRTFAPSHYEGGNWNEGGDCARTRPYGSNETALEDQSMEQYRIQVEEFQVAEKEGKMKGKRFRLMDTTRAMLLRPDGHPSKYGHWPNDNVANDCVHWCLPGPIDSWSDFLFHMFKMEAIRSLEENLQ, encoded by the exons ATGGAGCTTCCCTTTGGGAAACACTCCACTTCAGCTCAAAGAACCCCAAGTATATTCATACTTTTAATTTTAGCAGTTGTCGTTCTGGGTCTTATCCCTCTTTATCACCCATTTAATTGGTACTCAGGAGGTTTAATAATCCGAAATCCGTCACCCACATACTTTCCTTTCGAGGAGCAGAAGATAGCGATTAAAGAAGCAGACAAGTGTGATGTTTTCAGTGGAAAATGGATTTGGAATCCGGATGCTCCATATTATACGAATGTGACCTGTACTGAAATCCATGACCACCAAAACTGCATGAAGCATGGAAGACCCGATAGTGATTATTTGAAGTGGAGGTGGATGCCTAATGGGTGTGAGCTGCCCATTTTCAACCCGTTTCAGTTTCTGGATTTGGTCAGAAACATGTCGGTGGCAATTGTGGGTGATTCAGTTGGAAGAAACCAAATGCAGTCTCTGATATGCCTCTTGTCCCGG GTTGAATATCCTGTTGATATATCTGACAATCCAGATCAATCTTTCAAAAAGTACAAATACACAACTTACAACTTCACTCTAGCAATATATTGGTCACCATTTTTGGTTTCAACGAAAGAAGTAGATGCAGATGGTCCATGCCATACTGGACTCTACAATCTATACCTAGATGAAGCAGATGAGAAATGGACCACCAAAATTGAGGGATATGACTACATTATCTTAAACGCCGGGCACTGGTTTGCCCGGTGCAGCGTCTACTATGTAAACAATCAACGAGTTGGCTGCAGGTACTGTGGAATACCAAATGTAACTGAACTTCCATCTACCTATGCCTACCAAAGGGCATTCAAAACTACTCTTAAAGCCATCAACAACTTAGAAAATTTTAAGGGTGTAGCGATTCTTAGGACATTTGCACCATCTCATTATGAAGGCGGGAACTGGAATGAGGGAGGTGATTGTGCAAGGACAAGGCCATATGGAAGTAATGAGACCGCGTTGGAGGATCAAAGCATGGAGCAATATAGGATCCAAGTGGAAGAGTTTCAGGTCGCGGAGAAAGAAGGGAAGATGAAGGGGAAGAGATTTAGGTTGATGGATACAACGCGAGCCATGTTGTTGAGACCAGATGGTCACCCAAGTAAATATGGGCATTGGCCAAATGACAATGTGGCAAACGACTGTGTTCATTGGTGCTTGCCTGGTCCTATTGATTCTTGGTCTGATTTCTTGTTTCATATGTTCAAGATGGAGGCCATCAGATCCCTAGAGGAAAATCTTCAATGA
- the LOC125848923 gene encoding cinnamoyl-CoA reductase-like SNL6 codes for MDVAISLELEPLKQMNDHGMFFSSGNFICSLNARDRKIVCVTSGNSYFGSHLIKKLLAYGYLVRVIIQNQANLEDMKELMREEMKQLESVVVARMDDLDSLCNAFRGCHVVFHTSSFIDPRGISGYTERMAFIEAEAAKNVIEACGRAAYVKRCVFTSSLLACIWKNDLPNLIDESSWSDETFCREHKLWLALAKTGAEKVAWRKAREMKVKLVTLCPGLLMAPSFPNAHLETSLPYLKGGDFMLRQGILATEDVSKVADAHIYVYEDMDYGACGRYICFGKIVGTLEEAIQLENGLNISGHLSGDQSPLAVAVDNNEIPPRITKSKLSRLLFHASQRLPCKQ; via the exons ATGGATGTCGCAATATCCTTAGAATTGGAGCCACTAAAGCAGATGAATGATCATGGAATGTTCTTTTCTAGTGGTAATTTTATCTGCAGTTTGAATGCAAGAGACAGGAAAATTGTTTGTGTCACCAGTGGAAACTCCTACTTTGGTTCTCACTTGATCAAGAAGCTTTTGGCATATGGTTACCTTGTTCGAGTTATAATTCAAAATCAAGCTAATCTTGAGGACATGAAGGAGCTGATGAGGGAAGAAATGAAGCAACTGGAGAGTGTTGTGGTGGCAAGAATGGATGATTTAGATAGCCTCTGCAATGCTTTTAGAGGTTGTCATGTTGTTTTCCACACATCATCTTTCATTGATCCGCGAGGGATCTCTGGATACACG GAACGAATGGCATTTATTGAAGCTGAAGCAGCAAAGAATGTCATAGAAGCTTGTGGCAGGGCAGCATATGTTAAAAGATGCGTTTTCACCTCTTCTCTACTTGCATGCATCTGGAAAAATGACCTGCCAAACCTCATAGATGAGAGCTCTTGGAGTGATGAGACATTCTGTAGAGAACACAAG CTTTGGCTAGCATTGGCCAAGACCGGGGCAGAAAAGGTTGCTTGGAGGAAAGCAAGGGAGATGAAGGTGAAACTTGTTACTTTATGTCCTGGACTTCTCATGGCACCATCTTTCCCAAACGCTCACCTTGAAACTTCTCTCCCGTACCTTAAAG GTGGCGATTTCATGCTAAGACAAGGAATTCTAGCAACTGAAGATGTAAGTAAAGTGGCAGATGCACATATTTACGTCTATGAAGATATGGACTATGGAGCGTGTGGAAGATATATTTGCTTTGGAAAAATAGTTGGAACATTGGAAGAGGCCATACAACTTGAAAATGGCTTGAATATATCTGGCCACTTGTCTGGGGATCAAAGCCCTCTTGCAGTAGCAGTTGATAATAATGAAATTCCTCCCAGAATTACTAAGTCAAAGCTCAGTAGATTACTATTCCATGCGTCACAACGCCTTCCTTGCAAACAGTGA
- the LOC125848996 gene encoding probable endo-1,3(4)-beta-glucanase ARB_01444 gives MGAGAPNPLYSEYSILNSLKMVPLLLFYAFSVLVQGYNAELTLHPKTQFLFPEGKSLVLPEPSDYFSSQLVSTPLPTNSFFQNFVLKNGDQPEYIQPYLIRSANSSISISYPSQNISSDFIEQIFRPDLTISASKNPKPNQRHVISSYSDLSVTLDLPSSNLRFFLVRGSPYLTFAVNGNTSISISTADPIRKLSCDSSFTKYTIRLRNRQTWILYASAPIHLTDNVSTIKSGGFSGVIRIALLADSDSQFEKILDKCSSTYPVSGSAILGSFALKYKWDVKGSGKLLMLAHPLHLRLLSKADASVTVLEDVKYSSMDGELVGVIGDTWDLEAESIPVSWHSIKGLNKKSIPEIIRALGNDVKTLNASNISATSSYFYGKLVARAARLALIAEEVSYPKITPVVVQFLKDMIEPWLNGTFGANGFFYDKKWGGLVTKHGLNDTTGDFGFGIYNDHHFHLGYYIYGISVLTRFDPAWGKQYKSQAYSLVEDYTNLGPKENQHYTRLRCFDLWKLHSWAAGLTEFPFGRNQESTSEAINAYYSAALMGSAYGDADLVSVGSTLAAFEIQSAQTWWHVKGDNEIYAPRFVKNNKVVGILWSRKRDSILWFAPAERKDIRLGIQVLPILPITEVVFSDVDYVKELVKWALTSVPKNRSEEGWKGFVYALEAIYKQKQALNKVRDLSSHDDGNSLSNLLWWIHSRK, from the coding sequence ATGGGAGCTGGTGCTCCAAATCCTCTGTACAGTGAGTATTCTATCCTAAACAGCTTGAAAATGGTGCCACTTTTACTGTTTTATGCATTTTCTGTTTTGGTTCAGGGTTATAATGCTGAATTAACCTTGCACCCAAAAACTCAATTTCTCTTCCCTGAAGGAAAATCTTTAGTCTTGCCTGAACCATCAGATTACTTTTCTAGTCAGCTTGTATCCACCCCTTTGCCcactaattcattttttcaaaattttgtactCAAGAATGGTGATCAGCCTGAGTATATTCAACCTTATCTTATTCGCTCTGCTAACTCCTCCATTTCTATTTCTTATCCATCTCAGAACATTTCCTCTGATTTCATTGAACAGATTTTTCGCCCTGATTTGACTATATCTGCTTCCAAGAATCCTAAGCCAAATCAGCGCCATGTAATCTCATCATACAGTGATCTTAGTGTTACTTTGGACTTGCCTTCGAGTAACCTTAGATTCTTTCTTGTAAGAGGTAGTCCTTATTTGACTTTTGCTGTCAATGGGAACACTTCAATTTCAATCTCAACCGCTGATCCAATTCGCAAGCTCTCGTGTGATAGTTCTTTTACTAAGTACACTATCAGACTCCGGAATCGTCAAACCTGGATCCTATATGCGTCTGCTCCGATTCATTTGACTGATAATGTATCCACCATTAAGTCTGGTGGGTTCTCAGGTGTTATTCGGATTGCTCTATTGGCTGATTCTGATTcccaatttgagaaaatactTGATAAGTGTAGCTCGACTTATCCTGTTTCGGGAAGTGCCATTTTGGGGTCTTTTGCTCTCAAGTATAAGTGGGATGTGAAGGGTTCAGGGAAGTTGCTAATGCTTGCTCACCCCCTCCATCTTCGACTTCTTTCAAAAGCAGATGCTTCAGTAACTGTGCTGGAGGATGTCAAGTACAGTAGCATGGATGGTGAGCTTGTTGGTGTAATTGGAGATACATGGGATCTTGAAGCAGAGTCAATCCCAGTATCATGGCATTCGATTAAAGgtttgaataaaaaatcaatCCCTGAAATTATTCGTGCTCTTGGTAACGATGTTAAGACTTTGAATGCATCAAACATATCTGCTACATCGTCTTACTTTTACGGGAAATTGGTTGCTAGAGCAGCAAGATTGGCATTGATTGCAGAAGAGGTTTCTTATCCCAAGATAACACCAGTAGTTGTTCAATTCTTGAAGGATATGATAGAGCCTTGGTTAAACGGAACATTTGGTGCCAATGGCTTCTTCTATGACAAGAAATGGGGTGGACTTGTGACTAAACATGGGTTAAATGACACAACAGGTGATTTTGGTTTTGGAATTTACAATgatcatcattttcatttggGATACTATATATATGGCATTTCAGTGCTTACAAGATTTGATCCTGCATGGGGAAAGCAGTACAAGAGTCAAGCCTATTCTTTAGTGGAAGACTACACGAACTTGGGACCAAAGGAGAACCAGCATTACACGCGTCTTAGGTGTTTTGACTTATGGAAGCTACATTCTTGGGCTGCAGGGCTGACTGAATTTCCATTTGGGAGAAATCAAGAGAGCACAAGTGAAGCAATTAATGCATATTATTCAGCAGCATTGATGGGATCTGCATATGGAGATGCTGATCTTGTTTCGGTTGGCTCAACTCTTGCAGCCTTCGAAATTCAGTCAGCACAGACTTGGTGGCATGTAAAAGGAGACAACGAAATATATGCACCAAGATTTGTCAAGAATAATAAGGTTGTTGGTATTTTGTGGTCTAGAAAAAGAGACAGCATTCTCTGGTTTGCCCCAGCTGAGAGGAAAGACATTAGGCTGGGAATTCAAGTTCTACCAATATTGCCAATCACTGAGGTTGTGTTTTctgatgttgattatgtgaaggAGCTTGTGAAATGGGCACTCACTAGCGTACCCAAAAACAGATCTGAAGAAGGATGGAAAGGATTTGTTTATGCCTTGGAAGCAATTTATAAGCAGAAGCAAGCTCTAAACAAAGTGAGGGACCTAAGCAGTCATGATGATGGAAATTCACTCTCAAATCTTTTGTGGTGGATTCATAGCAGAAAATGA
- the LOC125849270 gene encoding protein trichome birefringence-like 19, producing MKGGVAELFDSFRKVVLPIATLLLLLKISYSSFDSTTDSLLQNLESSQNGSLPHDQPKQVSPGITSTSTNYSAKTGIRQQTCNIFVGKWVPYSKGPYYTNETNCVIDDRQNCMKYGRPDSDFIHWRWKPNDCELPLFDATQFLQLVRGKTLAFVGDSLARNQMQSLVCLLANASIPVDVSETTDTRYRRWLYKDYNFTIMALWSPQLIKSYDTDPTGDPYYSLMNLYLDKADDVWASQVDKADIVIISGGQWFFRPFLYYENDQLIGCHKCNQKNVTKHTHYYGYRMAFRTAFKTLLSMKKLKGRLVMLRPFSPAHFENGDWNNGGNCNRTRPFNNQEMKLDGYELKMYMIQLEEFKVAEKEGRKRGSVKFKLLDTTEAMVMRPDGHPNHYGHWPHEKKLPDCVHWCMPGPVDTWNELLLATLKMEGDEFIQR from the exons ATGAAGGGTGGTGTAGCAGAGTTGTTTGATAGCTTCAGAAAAGTTGTTCTGCCAATCGCGACGTTACTGCTTTTACTCAAAATTAGCTACTCTTCATTTGATTCTACCACTGATTCTTTGCTGCAAAATCTTGAATCAAGTCAAAATGGATCACTCCCTCATGATCAGCCGAAGCAAGTTTCTCCAGGAATTACTAGTACTAGTACTAACTATTCGGCGAAAACAGGGATAAGGCAGCAAACATGTAACATCTTTGTGGGAAAATGGGTACCATATTCAAAGGGACCATACTATACAAATGAAACAAACTGTGTGATCGATGATCGACAGAATTGTATGAAATATGGAAGACCGGATAGTGATTTCATACACTGGAGATGGAAGCCAAATGATTGTGAGCTTCCACTATTTGATGCTACTCAATTTCTGCAACTTGTTCGTGGAAAGACTTTGGCTTTTGTTGGAGACTCACTAGCAAGAAATCAAATGCAGTCACTTGTGTGCCTTCTAGCTAAT GCGTCCATTCCTGTAGACGTATCGGAGACTACGGACACAAGATACAGGCGATGGTTGTATAAAGATTACAACTTCACAATCATGGCCCTCTGGTCTCCACAGTTGATCAAATCCTATGACACTGATCCTACTGGTGATCCCTATTACAGTCTCATGAATCTGTATCTCGACAAGGCTGATGATGTCTGGGCAAGTCAGGTTGACAAAGCTGATATTGTCATAATCTCTGGAGGCCAATGGTTCTTTAGGCCATTTTTGTACTACGAAAACGATCAGCTCATCGGATGTCACAAATGCAATCAAAAGAATGTTACAAAACATACTCATTACTATGGATACAGAATGGCATTTCGTACAGCTTTCAAGACCCTTTTAAGCATGAAGAAATTAAAGGGTCGATTGGTAATGCTAAGGCCATTCTCCCCTGCACATTTTGAGAATGGGGATTGGAATAACGGAGGGAATTGCAACAGAACAAGACCATTCAATAATCAAGAAATGAAGTTGGATGGATACGAATTGAAGATGTATATGATTCAATTGGAGGAATTTAAGGTAGCAGAAAAGGAAGGTAGAAAAAGGGGTAGTGTCAAGTTCAAATTGCTTGATACAACTGAAGCAATGGTAATGAGACCAGATGGACATCCAAATCATTATGGACATTGGCCACATGAAAAGAAATTGCCTGATTGTGTGCATTGGTGTATGCCTGGCCCTGTTGATACTTGGAATGAGCTTTTGTTAGCAACTTTAAAGATGGAAGGAGATGAATTTATTCAGAGATAG